The following are encoded in a window of Arvicanthis niloticus isolate mArvNil1 chromosome 1, mArvNil1.pat.X, whole genome shotgun sequence genomic DNA:
- the Mms19 gene encoding MMS19 nucleotide excision repair protein homolog isoform X1, translating into MAATTALGEAAAPMGALCGLVQDFVMGQQEGPADQVAADVKSGGYTVLQVVEALGSSLENPEPRTRARGIQLLSQVLLQCHSLLLEKEVVHLILFYENRLKDHHLVIPSVLQGLRALSLSVALPPGLAVSVLKAIFQEVHVQSLLQVDRHTVFSIITNFMRSREEELKGLGADFTFGFIQVMDGEKDPRNLLLAFRIVHDLISKDYSLGPFVEELFEVTSCYFPIDFTPPPNDPYGIQREDLILSLRAVLASTPRFAEFLLPLLIEKVDSEILSAKLDSLQTLNACCAVYGQKELKDFLPSLWASIRREVFQTASDRVEAEGLAALHSLTACLSCSVLRADAEDLLDSFLSNVLQDCRHHLCEPDMKLVWPSAKLLQAAAGASARACEHITSNVLPLLLEQFHKHSQSNQRRTILEMILGFLKLQQKWSYEDRDERPLRSFKDQLCSLVFMALTDSSTQLQLVGIRTLTVLGAQPDLLSAEDLELAVGHLYRLGFLEEDSQSCRVTALEASGTLATLYPVAFSIHLLPKLAEELRKGESDVARADGPTKCSRHFRCLQALSAVSTHPSIVTETLPLLLQHLCQANKGNIMIESSEVVAVCQSLQQVAEKCQQDPESYWYFHKTAVPCLFALAVQASMPEKESSVLRKVLLEDEVLAALASVIGTATTHLTPELAAQSVTCIVPLFLDGNTSFLPENSFPGQFQPFQDGSSGQRRLVALLTAFVCSLPRDVEIPQLNRLMRELLEQSCGHSCPFSSTAATKCFAGLLNKQPPGQQLDEFLQLAVDTVEAGLASESSRNQAFTLLLWVTKALVLRYHPLSACLTTRLMGLLSDPELGCAAADGFSLLMSDCTDVLTRAGHADVRIMFRQRFFTDNVPALVQGFHAAPQDVKPNYLKGLSHVLNRLPKPVLLPELPTLLSLLLEALSCPDSVVQLSTLSCLQPLLLEAPQIMSLHVDTLVTKFLNLSSSYSMAVRIAALQCMHALTRLPTSVLLPHKPQVIRALAKPLDDKKRLVRKEAVLARGEWFLLGSPGS; encoded by the exons ATGGCTGCCACTACTGCTCTCGGGGAGGCAGCGGCGCCTATGGGTGCCCTGTGTGGCCTCGTGCAAGACTTCGTCATGGGTCAGCAGGAGGGGCCCGCTGACCAGGTGGCTGCAG ATGTGAAGTCTGGTGGCTATACAGTGTTACAAGTAGTAGAAGCCCTTGG GTCCTCTCTGGAGAATCCAGAACCCCGAACTCGGGCTCGAGGAATCCAGCTTTTGTCACAGGTGCTACTCCAGTGTCACTCCTTGCTCTTGGAGAAGGAAG TGGTCCACCTGATTCTGTTCTATGAGAACCGACTGAAGGACCATCATCTTGTGATCCCATCTGTCCTACAGGGCCTGAGGGCACTG AGCCTGTCTGTGGCCCTGCCcccaggcctggctgtctctgtgcTTAAAGCCATCTTCCAGGAGGTACATGTACAG TCCCTGCTACAGGTGGACCGCCATACTGTCTTCAGTATCATCACTAATTTCATGCGATCACGAGAAGAAG aACTGAAGGGCCTAGGAGCTGACTTCACATTTGGCTTCATCCAGGTGATGGATGGAGAGAAGGACCCCCGTAATCTGTTGTTGGCTTTCCGCATCGTCCATGACCTCATCTCCAAGGACTACAGTCTAG GACCTTTTGTGGAAGAGTTATTTGAAGTGACGTCTTGTTATTTCCCTATTGATTTTACCCCT CCACCTAATGATCcttatggcatccagagagaagatctCATCCTGAGTCTCCGTGCTGTGCTGGCTTCTACACCGCGTTTTGCTGAG TTCTTACTGCCTCTGCTAATTGAGAAAGTGGATTCTGAGATTTTAAGTGCCAAGCTGGATTCTCTGCAAACTCTG AATGCTTGCTGTGCTGTGTATGGACAGAAGGAGCtaaaggacttcctccccagccTTTGGGCTTCCATCCGCAGAGAG GTTTTCCAGACGGCAAGTGATCGAGTAGAAGCAGAGGGCCTGGCAGCTCTCCATTCCCTGACTGCGTGTCTGTCTTGCTCTGTGCTAAGAGCTGATGCTGAGGACCTCCTCGACTCCTTCCTCAGCAACGTTCTACAAG ACTGCAGGCACCATCTATGTGAACCAGACATGAAACTTGTATGGCCTAGTGCTAAGCTGTTGCAGGCAGCTGCAGGTGCGTCTGCCCGGGCCTGTGAGCACATCACCAGCAACGTGCTTCCCTTGCTGCTGGAACAGTTCCACAAGCACAGCCAG AGCAACCAGCGTCGGACAATCCTTGAAATGATCCTGGGATTCTTAAAGCTACAGCAGAAATGGAGCTATGAAGACAGAG ATGAAAGGCCTCTGAGGAGCTTCAAAGACCAGCTGTGCTCATTGGTGTTCATGGCTCTAACAGACTCCAGCACCCAGCTTCAGCTTGTTGGCATCCGGACACTCACAGTCTTGGGTGCCCAGCCAG ATCTCCTGTCTGCTGAGGACTTGGAGTTGGCAGTAGGTCACCTGTACCGACTGGGCTTCCTGGAAGAAGATTCCCAGAGCTG TAGGGTGACAGCACTGGAGGCATCAGGAACCCTGGCCACTCTCTATCCTGTAGCCTTCAGCATCCACTTGCTACCCAAGCTTGCTGAGGAGCTGCGTAAAG GGGAGTCAGATGTGGCTAGAGCGGATGGTCCCACCAAATGTTCCCGGCATTTCCGCTGTCTGCAAGCTTTGTCGGCTGTTTCAACACATCCCAGCATTGTTACAGAGACACTGCCTCTGCTACTGCAGCATCTCTGTCAGGCAAACAAAG GGAATATAATGATAGAGTCCAGTGAAGTTGTTGCTGTCTGTCAGAGTCTCCAGCAGGTGGCAGAAAAATGCCAGCAGGACCCTGAGAGCTACTGGTATTTCCACAAGACAGCTGTACCCTGCCTGTTTGCACTGGCTGTGCAGGCTTCAATGCCAG AGAAGGAATCTTCAGTTCTGAGAAAAGTGCTATTGGAGGATGAGGTCTTGGCTGCGTTGGCATCTGTCATTGGCACTGCCACTACCCATCTGACCCCTGA aCTAGCTGCCCAGAGCGTCACCTGCATCGTGCCACTCTTCTTAGATGGCAACACTTCCTTTCTACCTGAAAACAGCTTCCCAGGCCAGTTCCAGCCATTCCAG GATGGCTCCTCTGGGCAGAGGCGGCTGGTTGCACTACTTACAGCTTTCGTCTGCTCCCTGCCACGAGAT GTGGAAATCCCTCAGCTGAACCGACTCATGCGGGAGCTTTTGGAGCAGAGCTGTGGCCACAGCTGTCCCTTCTCCTCCACTGCTGCCACCAAGTGCTTCGCAGGCCTCCTCAACAAGCAGCCTCCAG GGCAGCAGTTGGATGAGTTCCTCCAGCTTGCTGTGGACACAGTGGAGGCGGGCCTGGCCTCTGAATCCTCCCGTAATCAGGCGTTCACACTGCTACTCTGG GTAACCAAGGCTCTAGTCCTCAGATACCATCCTCTCAGTGCCTGCCTGACTACCCGG CTCATGGGCCTCCTCAGTGATCCAGAGCTAGGCTGTGCAGCAGCTGATGGCTTCTCTCTGCTCATGTCTGACTGCACTGATGTGCTGACTCGTGCCGGCCATGCTGATGTTCGGATCATGTTCCGCCAGCGGTTCTTCACTGACAACGTGCCTGCTTTGGTCCAAGGTTTCCATGCCGCTCCCCAAG ATGTGAAGCCAAACTATCTAAAGGGTCTGTCTCATGTACTCAACAGGCTGCCCAAGCCTGTGCTTTTACCAGAGCTGCCCACA CTCCTTTCCTTGCTGCTGGAGGCACTGTCCTGCCCTGACTCTGTGGTCCAGCTTTCCACTCTGAGCTGTCTCCAACCCCTACTACTGGAAGCGCCCCAAATCATGAGTCTTCATGTTGATACTCTGGTTACGAAATTCCTGAACCTCAGCTCCAGTTATTCAATG GCTGTTCGGATTGCTGCTCTGCAGTGTATGCACGCTCTCACTCGCCTACCCACTTCTGTG CTACTGCCGCACAAACCTCAGGTGATCCGAGCCTTAGCCAAGCCTCTGGACGACAAGAAGAGACTTGTGCGCAAGGAAGCAGTGTTAGCGAGGGGAGAATG GTTCCTACTAGGGAGCCCAGGGAGCTGA
- the Mms19 gene encoding MMS19 nucleotide excision repair protein homolog isoform X2, giving the protein MAATTALGEAAAPMGALCGLVQDFVMGQQEGPADQVAADVKSGGYTVLQVVEALGSSLENPEPRTRARGIQLLSQVLLQCHSLLLEKEVVHLILFYENRLKDHHLVIPSVLQGLRALSLSVALPPGLAVSVLKAIFQEVHVQSLLQVDRHTVFSIITNFMRSREEELKGLGADFTFGFIQVMDGEKDPRNLLLAFRIVHDLISKDYSLGPFVEELFEVTSCYFPIDFTPPPNDPYGIQREDLILSLRAVLASTPRFAEFLLPLLIEKVDSEILSAKLDSLQTLNACCAVYGQKELKDFLPSLWASIRREVFQTASDRVEAEGLAALHSLTACLSCSVLRADAEDLLDSFLSNVLQDCRHHLCEPDMKLVWPSAKLLQAAAGASARACEHITSNVLPLLLEQFHKHSQSNQRRTILEMILGFLKLQQKWSYEDRDERPLRSFKDQLCSLVFMALTDSSTQLQLVGIRTLTVLGAQPDLLSAEDLELAVGHLYRLGFLEEDSQSWVTALEASGTLATLYPVAFSIHLLPKLAEELRKGESDVARADGPTKCSRHFRCLQALSAVSTHPSIVTETLPLLLQHLCQANKGNIMIESSEVVAVCQSLQQVAEKCQQDPESYWYFHKTAVPCLFALAVQASMPEKESSVLRKVLLEDEVLAALASVIGTATTHLTPELAAQSVTCIVPLFLDGNTSFLPENSFPGQFQPFQDGSSGQRRLVALLTAFVCSLPRDVEIPQLNRLMRELLEQSCGHSCPFSSTAATKCFAGLLNKQPPGQQLDEFLQLAVDTVEAGLASESSRNQAFTLLLWVTKALVLRYHPLSACLTTRLMGLLSDPELGCAAADGFSLLMSDCTDVLTRAGHADVRIMFRQRFFTDNVPALVQGFHAAPQDVKPNYLKGLSHVLNRLPKPVLLPELPTLLSLLLEALSCPDSVVQLSTLSCLQPLLLEAPQIMSLHVDTLVTKFLNLSSSYSMAVRIAALQCMHALTRLPTSVLLPHKPQVIRALAKPLDDKKRLVRKEAVLARGEWFLLGSPGS; this is encoded by the exons ATGGCTGCCACTACTGCTCTCGGGGAGGCAGCGGCGCCTATGGGTGCCCTGTGTGGCCTCGTGCAAGACTTCGTCATGGGTCAGCAGGAGGGGCCCGCTGACCAGGTGGCTGCAG ATGTGAAGTCTGGTGGCTATACAGTGTTACAAGTAGTAGAAGCCCTTGG GTCCTCTCTGGAGAATCCAGAACCCCGAACTCGGGCTCGAGGAATCCAGCTTTTGTCACAGGTGCTACTCCAGTGTCACTCCTTGCTCTTGGAGAAGGAAG TGGTCCACCTGATTCTGTTCTATGAGAACCGACTGAAGGACCATCATCTTGTGATCCCATCTGTCCTACAGGGCCTGAGGGCACTG AGCCTGTCTGTGGCCCTGCCcccaggcctggctgtctctgtgcTTAAAGCCATCTTCCAGGAGGTACATGTACAG TCCCTGCTACAGGTGGACCGCCATACTGTCTTCAGTATCATCACTAATTTCATGCGATCACGAGAAGAAG aACTGAAGGGCCTAGGAGCTGACTTCACATTTGGCTTCATCCAGGTGATGGATGGAGAGAAGGACCCCCGTAATCTGTTGTTGGCTTTCCGCATCGTCCATGACCTCATCTCCAAGGACTACAGTCTAG GACCTTTTGTGGAAGAGTTATTTGAAGTGACGTCTTGTTATTTCCCTATTGATTTTACCCCT CCACCTAATGATCcttatggcatccagagagaagatctCATCCTGAGTCTCCGTGCTGTGCTGGCTTCTACACCGCGTTTTGCTGAG TTCTTACTGCCTCTGCTAATTGAGAAAGTGGATTCTGAGATTTTAAGTGCCAAGCTGGATTCTCTGCAAACTCTG AATGCTTGCTGTGCTGTGTATGGACAGAAGGAGCtaaaggacttcctccccagccTTTGGGCTTCCATCCGCAGAGAG GTTTTCCAGACGGCAAGTGATCGAGTAGAAGCAGAGGGCCTGGCAGCTCTCCATTCCCTGACTGCGTGTCTGTCTTGCTCTGTGCTAAGAGCTGATGCTGAGGACCTCCTCGACTCCTTCCTCAGCAACGTTCTACAAG ACTGCAGGCACCATCTATGTGAACCAGACATGAAACTTGTATGGCCTAGTGCTAAGCTGTTGCAGGCAGCTGCAGGTGCGTCTGCCCGGGCCTGTGAGCACATCACCAGCAACGTGCTTCCCTTGCTGCTGGAACAGTTCCACAAGCACAGCCAG AGCAACCAGCGTCGGACAATCCTTGAAATGATCCTGGGATTCTTAAAGCTACAGCAGAAATGGAGCTATGAAGACAGAG ATGAAAGGCCTCTGAGGAGCTTCAAAGACCAGCTGTGCTCATTGGTGTTCATGGCTCTAACAGACTCCAGCACCCAGCTTCAGCTTGTTGGCATCCGGACACTCACAGTCTTGGGTGCCCAGCCAG ATCTCCTGTCTGCTGAGGACTTGGAGTTGGCAGTAGGTCACCTGTACCGACTGGGCTTCCTGGAAGAAGATTCCCAGAGCTG GGTGACAGCACTGGAGGCATCAGGAACCCTGGCCACTCTCTATCCTGTAGCCTTCAGCATCCACTTGCTACCCAAGCTTGCTGAGGAGCTGCGTAAAG GGGAGTCAGATGTGGCTAGAGCGGATGGTCCCACCAAATGTTCCCGGCATTTCCGCTGTCTGCAAGCTTTGTCGGCTGTTTCAACACATCCCAGCATTGTTACAGAGACACTGCCTCTGCTACTGCAGCATCTCTGTCAGGCAAACAAAG GGAATATAATGATAGAGTCCAGTGAAGTTGTTGCTGTCTGTCAGAGTCTCCAGCAGGTGGCAGAAAAATGCCAGCAGGACCCTGAGAGCTACTGGTATTTCCACAAGACAGCTGTACCCTGCCTGTTTGCACTGGCTGTGCAGGCTTCAATGCCAG AGAAGGAATCTTCAGTTCTGAGAAAAGTGCTATTGGAGGATGAGGTCTTGGCTGCGTTGGCATCTGTCATTGGCACTGCCACTACCCATCTGACCCCTGA aCTAGCTGCCCAGAGCGTCACCTGCATCGTGCCACTCTTCTTAGATGGCAACACTTCCTTTCTACCTGAAAACAGCTTCCCAGGCCAGTTCCAGCCATTCCAG GATGGCTCCTCTGGGCAGAGGCGGCTGGTTGCACTACTTACAGCTTTCGTCTGCTCCCTGCCACGAGAT GTGGAAATCCCTCAGCTGAACCGACTCATGCGGGAGCTTTTGGAGCAGAGCTGTGGCCACAGCTGTCCCTTCTCCTCCACTGCTGCCACCAAGTGCTTCGCAGGCCTCCTCAACAAGCAGCCTCCAG GGCAGCAGTTGGATGAGTTCCTCCAGCTTGCTGTGGACACAGTGGAGGCGGGCCTGGCCTCTGAATCCTCCCGTAATCAGGCGTTCACACTGCTACTCTGG GTAACCAAGGCTCTAGTCCTCAGATACCATCCTCTCAGTGCCTGCCTGACTACCCGG CTCATGGGCCTCCTCAGTGATCCAGAGCTAGGCTGTGCAGCAGCTGATGGCTTCTCTCTGCTCATGTCTGACTGCACTGATGTGCTGACTCGTGCCGGCCATGCTGATGTTCGGATCATGTTCCGCCAGCGGTTCTTCACTGACAACGTGCCTGCTTTGGTCCAAGGTTTCCATGCCGCTCCCCAAG ATGTGAAGCCAAACTATCTAAAGGGTCTGTCTCATGTACTCAACAGGCTGCCCAAGCCTGTGCTTTTACCAGAGCTGCCCACA CTCCTTTCCTTGCTGCTGGAGGCACTGTCCTGCCCTGACTCTGTGGTCCAGCTTTCCACTCTGAGCTGTCTCCAACCCCTACTACTGGAAGCGCCCCAAATCATGAGTCTTCATGTTGATACTCTGGTTACGAAATTCCTGAACCTCAGCTCCAGTTATTCAATG GCTGTTCGGATTGCTGCTCTGCAGTGTATGCACGCTCTCACTCGCCTACCCACTTCTGTG CTACTGCCGCACAAACCTCAGGTGATCCGAGCCTTAGCCAAGCCTCTGGACGACAAGAAGAGACTTGTGCGCAAGGAAGCAGTGTTAGCGAGGGGAGAATG GTTCCTACTAGGGAGCCCAGGGAGCTGA
- the Mms19 gene encoding MMS19 nucleotide excision repair protein homolog isoform X3, which translates to MKLVWPSAKLLQAAAGASARACEHITSNVLPLLLEQFHKHSQSNQRRTILEMILGFLKLQQKWSYEDRDERPLRSFKDQLCSLVFMALTDSSTQLQLVGIRTLTVLGAQPDLLSAEDLELAVGHLYRLGFLEEDSQSCRVTALEASGTLATLYPVAFSIHLLPKLAEELRKGESDVARADGPTKCSRHFRCLQALSAVSTHPSIVTETLPLLLQHLCQANKGNIMIESSEVVAVCQSLQQVAEKCQQDPESYWYFHKTAVPCLFALAVQASMPEKESSVLRKVLLEDEVLAALASVIGTATTHLTPELAAQSVTCIVPLFLDGNTSFLPENSFPGQFQPFQDGSSGQRRLVALLTAFVCSLPRDVEIPQLNRLMRELLEQSCGHSCPFSSTAATKCFAGLLNKQPPGQQLDEFLQLAVDTVEAGLASESSRNQAFTLLLWVTKALVLRYHPLSACLTTRLMGLLSDPELGCAAADGFSLLMSDCTDVLTRAGHADVRIMFRQRFFTDNVPALVQGFHAAPQDVKPNYLKGLSHVLNRLPKPVLLPELPTLLSLLLEALSCPDSVVQLSTLSCLQPLLLEAPQIMSLHVDTLVTKFLNLSSSYSMAVRIAALQCMHALTRLPTSVLLPHKPQVIRALAKPLDDKKRLVRKEAVLARGEWFLLGSPGS; encoded by the exons ATGAAACTTGTATGGCCTAGTGCTAAGCTGTTGCAGGCAGCTGCAGGTGCGTCTGCCCGGGCCTGTGAGCACATCACCAGCAACGTGCTTCCCTTGCTGCTGGAACAGTTCCACAAGCACAGCCAG AGCAACCAGCGTCGGACAATCCTTGAAATGATCCTGGGATTCTTAAAGCTACAGCAGAAATGGAGCTATGAAGACAGAG ATGAAAGGCCTCTGAGGAGCTTCAAAGACCAGCTGTGCTCATTGGTGTTCATGGCTCTAACAGACTCCAGCACCCAGCTTCAGCTTGTTGGCATCCGGACACTCACAGTCTTGGGTGCCCAGCCAG ATCTCCTGTCTGCTGAGGACTTGGAGTTGGCAGTAGGTCACCTGTACCGACTGGGCTTCCTGGAAGAAGATTCCCAGAGCTG TAGGGTGACAGCACTGGAGGCATCAGGAACCCTGGCCACTCTCTATCCTGTAGCCTTCAGCATCCACTTGCTACCCAAGCTTGCTGAGGAGCTGCGTAAAG GGGAGTCAGATGTGGCTAGAGCGGATGGTCCCACCAAATGTTCCCGGCATTTCCGCTGTCTGCAAGCTTTGTCGGCTGTTTCAACACATCCCAGCATTGTTACAGAGACACTGCCTCTGCTACTGCAGCATCTCTGTCAGGCAAACAAAG GGAATATAATGATAGAGTCCAGTGAAGTTGTTGCTGTCTGTCAGAGTCTCCAGCAGGTGGCAGAAAAATGCCAGCAGGACCCTGAGAGCTACTGGTATTTCCACAAGACAGCTGTACCCTGCCTGTTTGCACTGGCTGTGCAGGCTTCAATGCCAG AGAAGGAATCTTCAGTTCTGAGAAAAGTGCTATTGGAGGATGAGGTCTTGGCTGCGTTGGCATCTGTCATTGGCACTGCCACTACCCATCTGACCCCTGA aCTAGCTGCCCAGAGCGTCACCTGCATCGTGCCACTCTTCTTAGATGGCAACACTTCCTTTCTACCTGAAAACAGCTTCCCAGGCCAGTTCCAGCCATTCCAG GATGGCTCCTCTGGGCAGAGGCGGCTGGTTGCACTACTTACAGCTTTCGTCTGCTCCCTGCCACGAGAT GTGGAAATCCCTCAGCTGAACCGACTCATGCGGGAGCTTTTGGAGCAGAGCTGTGGCCACAGCTGTCCCTTCTCCTCCACTGCTGCCACCAAGTGCTTCGCAGGCCTCCTCAACAAGCAGCCTCCAG GGCAGCAGTTGGATGAGTTCCTCCAGCTTGCTGTGGACACAGTGGAGGCGGGCCTGGCCTCTGAATCCTCCCGTAATCAGGCGTTCACACTGCTACTCTGG GTAACCAAGGCTCTAGTCCTCAGATACCATCCTCTCAGTGCCTGCCTGACTACCCGG CTCATGGGCCTCCTCAGTGATCCAGAGCTAGGCTGTGCAGCAGCTGATGGCTTCTCTCTGCTCATGTCTGACTGCACTGATGTGCTGACTCGTGCCGGCCATGCTGATGTTCGGATCATGTTCCGCCAGCGGTTCTTCACTGACAACGTGCCTGCTTTGGTCCAAGGTTTCCATGCCGCTCCCCAAG ATGTGAAGCCAAACTATCTAAAGGGTCTGTCTCATGTACTCAACAGGCTGCCCAAGCCTGTGCTTTTACCAGAGCTGCCCACA CTCCTTTCCTTGCTGCTGGAGGCACTGTCCTGCCCTGACTCTGTGGTCCAGCTTTCCACTCTGAGCTGTCTCCAACCCCTACTACTGGAAGCGCCCCAAATCATGAGTCTTCATGTTGATACTCTGGTTACGAAATTCCTGAACCTCAGCTCCAGTTATTCAATG GCTGTTCGGATTGCTGCTCTGCAGTGTATGCACGCTCTCACTCGCCTACCCACTTCTGTG CTACTGCCGCACAAACCTCAGGTGATCCGAGCCTTAGCCAAGCCTCTGGACGACAAGAAGAGACTTGTGCGCAAGGAAGCAGTGTTAGCGAGGGGAGAATG GTTCCTACTAGGGAGCCCAGGGAGCTGA